Within the Candidatus Paceibacterota bacterium genome, the region GACCGGAGCCATATGTTCATCGGCTCCACGCCTCTGCCCTTGCCGCTGGCGGCCGCGGCGCTGGCAGGGGTGCGGATATTGAAAGCGGATCCGGGCCCGAGGCGGCGACTGGCTGACAACGCCGCTTATGTGAAGACGGCACTGCGCAACGCGGGCCTGCCACTGGCCGAGGCGCCTGGACCGATTATCCGGCTGCTCCCGCGACGGCGCAGCGACGCGATCCGTCTGCGGCGCGCCCTGCTCGCGGCAGGCATCTTTCCACCGTTCATCAAGTATCCCGGCGGCCCGCCCGGCGGCTGCTTCCGCTTCGTCATTTCAAGCGAGCACAGCCGCCCGCAACTGGACGCGCTGCTCAAGGTATTGCGCTTGCGCCAGTTTTGACCTCACGACACCCGGCGCCATCCAATGCGCTTGCCCGGCTCCCGGACTTGCGTTAGTTTCCGCTCCATATGGATGACAACGCGCCGCCACCGCTGACCCCCCCGCCACCGTTAAGCCCGCCCCCGCTGATAACGCCACCGGCGTCAACACCCCCGCGCCGGCGCGGCCGCGGTTGGATGGTCTTTGCTCTCGTGGTGCTGGTCTTGCTGGTGATCAGCGTGTTCTTCAATATCGGGCATGCGCTGAGCGGCCTGGTGCCGGTCAAGGTCGCAGGCTACCAGTCTTCTGGCCCTCGGATCGAGGAGGTCCTCAAGGAGGACAACAACTCCTCCAGCAAGATTGCCCTGGTCACTTTGGATGGCATCATCACCAGCCAGGCAATTGACCAGGGCGGCTACAGCATGGTGGATGTGACCAAGGCCCAATTGAAGCGCGCGGCGGAGGACGACAGAGTCAAGGCGGTCATCCTGAAGGTGGATTCGCCGGGCGGTGAGGTGCTGGCCTCGGACGAGATCGCCCGGGCTATCGCCGAATTTCAGAGCAAAACGCGCGGCAAGCCGGTGGTCTGCTCGATGGGCAGCCTGGCTGCGTCCGGCGGCTATTATATCTCGGCCCCGTGCCGCTGGATTGTAGCGCATGAACTGACCATCACGGGCAGCATCGGAGTCATCCTGAGCACCTGGAACTATCGCGGCCTGATGGACAAGGTTGGACTGCAGCCGCAGACATTCAAAAGCGGCAAGTATAAGGACATGCTGGGCGGATCACGCGACCCGGACTCCATCACACAGGAGGAGCGCGAGATGGTTCAGGCCCTGGTGAACGAGACTTACAGGAAGTTCACAAATGTGGTGGCGACCGGCCGGGCCCGGGCGCATGACAAGAACCAGACCAAAGGCCGCGCCCTCAGCAAGGAATGGGCTGAGTATGCCGATGGCCGCGTCTTGTCCGGCACGGAAGCCTACAAACTGGGATTCGTGGATGAGCTGGGCACGTTTGAGGATGCCATCAGCCGGGCCAAGGCTCTAGCGGGCATCACGCGCGCCAATCTGGTGGAGTACGAGCAACGTTACGATCTGTCCGATTTCTTCCGGCTCTTTGGGCAAACTGACAGCAAGGTCGTCAAAGTGGACCTCGGCGTGGAAGCGCCCAAGCTCCGGGCCGGCCAACTCTACTTCCTCTCGCCCACCTTCCTGCAATAGGGGTGAAAGGGGTTACCACCATCACGCACCCGCTGGTGCGGCACAACCTGACGCGCCTGCGCGATCGGCGGACCGGCCCGCAGGAGTTCCGCCGGGTGCTCAGCGAGGTGGCCGCGCTGATGCTCTACGAAGCGACGCGTTCGTTCACCCTTGAACCCGTAAAGGTCAGGACGCCGCTGGCCGATGCCCGCGGCCATCGGCTGCGGCGCGAGGTGGTGCTGGTGCCGGTCTTGCGGGCGGGCCTGGGGATGCTGGATTCGATCCTCCAGCTTATTCCTCATGCGCGCGTCGGGTTCATCGGGCTGAAGCGGGAGGAAACCACCTTGCGGGCGACTTCCTACCATAAGAGCCTGCCCCCGAACCTGGCCCGGTTTGAGGTCATCCTGA harbors:
- the sppA gene encoding signal peptide peptidase SppA; amino-acid sequence: MVFALVVLVLLVISVFFNIGHALSGLVPVKVAGYQSSGPRIEEVLKEDNNSSSKIALVTLDGIITSQAIDQGGYSMVDVTKAQLKRAAEDDRVKAVILKVDSPGGEVLASDEIARAIAEFQSKTRGKPVVCSMGSLAASGGYYISAPCRWIVAHELTITGSIGVILSTWNYRGLMDKVGLQPQTFKSGKYKDMLGGSRDPDSITQEEREMVQALVNETYRKFTNVVATGRARAHDKNQTKGRALSKEWAEYADGRVLSGTEAYKLGFVDELGTFEDAISRAKALAGITRANLVEYEQRYDLSDFFRLFGQTDSKVVKVDLGVEAPKLRAGQLYFLSPTFLQ
- the upp gene encoding uracil phosphoribosyltransferase, with the translated sequence MKGVTTITHPLVRHNLTRLRDRRTGPQEFRRVLSEVAALMLYEATRSFTLEPVKVRTPLADARGHRLRREVVLVPVLRAGLGMLDSILQLIPHARVGFIGLKREETTLRATSYHKSLPPNLARFEVILIDPMLATGGSAVAAMDLLTELGARHVRMVNLVAAPEGIRRVRAHYPRLPIFTAAVDRRLNRKGYILPGLGDAGDRLFGV